Within the Bradyrhizobium ottawaense genome, the region CAGCTCCGTCGTGGTCGTAACCCTTGTCATCCGGAGCACACCAAATTCATGGATTTCAACAAAACACGGTACATCCCAATGAGCCGTCGACGCCGCATTTATGAAGGCAAGGCCAAGGTCCTGTATGAAGGCCCGGAGCCGGGAACCCTGATCCAGCACTTCAAGGACGATGCGACCGCGTTCAATGCCAAGAAACACCAGGTGATCGAGGGCAAGGGCGTCCTCAACAACCGGATTTCGGAGTACCTGTTTCAGCACCTCAACGACATCGGGGTGCCGACCCATTTCATCCGCCGCCTCAACATGCGCGAGCAACTGATTCGCGAAGTCGAGATCGTGCCGCTGGAGGTGGTGGTGCGGAACGTGGCGGCGGGATCGCTGTCGCAGCGTCTCGGCATCGAGGAAGGCACCCAACTGCCGCGCTCGATCATCGAGTTCTATTACAAGAACGACCAACTCAACGACCCGATGGTCTCGGAAGAGCACATCACGGCGTTCGGCTGGGCAACGCCGCAGGAAATCGACGACATCATGGCGCTCGCCATCCGCGTCAACGACTTCCTGACCGGGCTGTTCCTCGGCATCGGCATCCGTCTGGTAGATTTCAAGATGGAATGCGGCCGCCTGTTCGAGAACGACATGATGCGGATCATCGTCGCCGACGAGATCTCGCCGGACTCATGCCGGCTGTGGGACATCAAGTCGAACGAGAAGCTCGACAAGGATCGTTTCCGCCGGGATCTCGGTGGACTGCTGGAGGCCTATACCGAGGTCGCCAAGCGTCTGGGCATTCTGATGGAGAAC harbors:
- the purC gene encoding phosphoribosylaminoimidazolesuccinocarboxamide synthase yields the protein MSRRRRIYEGKAKVLYEGPEPGTLIQHFKDDATAFNAKKHQVIEGKGVLNNRISEYLFQHLNDIGVPTHFIRRLNMREQLIREVEIVPLEVVVRNVAAGSLSQRLGIEEGTQLPRSIIEFYYKNDQLNDPMVSEEHITAFGWATPQEIDDIMALAIRVNDFLTGLFLGIGIRLVDFKMECGRLFENDMMRIIVADEISPDSCRLWDIKSNEKLDKDRFRRDLGGLLEAYTEVAKRLGILMENERPAGSGPVLVKS